One genomic region from Chionomys nivalis chromosome 17, mChiNiv1.1, whole genome shotgun sequence encodes:
- the LOC130888872 gene encoding apolipoprotein L6-like, whose protein sequence is MAQMGKEFKAGVDLQRDKDGGPRGGDSTDEEEVEVEDDALTDEERKFLKQFHSWRKNKNKRIRTLYAIADNIDKSDQKATKTKVMTNSASVISGAMCLLGLALAPVTAGGSLVLTAAGTGLGAAAGITNIVTDVKEDSRNKSALAQANRIIPSSDQELEEVTGKKTAYATAAGEIVYKCGSAWETIRKHIRALQLTKTHPHVASAASKLMTAGQVSTRSGRQIQKAFGGTALAMTKDALIRNSLPAIFFLGQDIYALLKDWEKLQAGKPTELAKELRSRAQKQERVVSERTCRYERLKKVRAGFCKEPGGRNWRLWGQFRTAMVKETFVYTHRLRDSNKKPVKSLKRTMEIQPRPLSSTEKAKPRGQQRRQAEHLGF, encoded by the exons ATGGCTCAGATGGGGAAGGAATTTAAGGCTGGCGTTGACTTGCAAAG GGACAAGGACGGTGGTCCTCGGGGTGGAGATTCGACTGACGAGGAAGAAGTGGAGGTTGAAGATGATGCTCTAACAGACGAAGAACgaaagtttttaaaacaattccacagctggagaaagaacaaaaacaaacgcATTAGAACACTCTATGCCATTGCTGACAACATTGACAAAAGCGACCAAAAAGCCACCAAAACCAAAGTGATGACTAACTCTGCGTCAGTCATCTCTGGAGCCATGTGTCTGCTGGGTTTGGCCCTTGCTCCAGTCACTGCAGGCGGAAGCCTGGTGCTCACGGCTGCTGGGACAGGTTTGGGGGCCGCTGCTGGGATCACCAACATCGTGACTGACGTGAAGGAAGACTCTCGCAACAAAAGCGCCCTAGCTCAGGCCAACAGAATCATACCTAGCAGTGACCAAGAGCTTGAGGAGGTCACGGGAAAGAAGACAGCCTATGCCACGGCTGCCGGTGAGATTGTCTACAAATGTGGGAGCGCCTGGGAAACCATCCGAAAGCACATCCGAGCCCTCCAGCTAACCAAAACACATCCCCATGTCGCCTCGGCTGCCAGCAAGCTCATGACTGCTGGCCAGGTCTCAACCCGAAGCGGCAGGCAGATACAAAAGGCCTTTGGGGGCACAGCTCTGGCAATGACCAAAGATGCCCTCATAAGGAACAGTCTACCTGCCATCTTCTTTCTCGGCCAGGACATATATGCTCTCTTGAAGGACTGGGAGAAACTGCAGGCTGGAAAGCCAACAGAGCTTGCAAAAGAGTTAAGATCGCGGGCTCAGAAGCAGGAGCGGGTGGTATCAGAACGCACCTGTCGCTATGAAAGGCTGAAGAAGGTGAGGGCTGGGTTTTGCAAGGAGCCAGGTGGCAGAAACTGGCGTCTGTGGGGCCAGTTTAGAACAGCCATGGTTAAGGAAACCTttgtgtacacgcat agACTCAGAGACTCAAATAAGAAGCCTGTGAAGTCTTTGAAAAGAACCATGGAGATTCAGCCTCGGCCTCTATCCTCCACTGAGAAAGCAAAGCCCAGGGGACAGCAACGAAGACAAGCTGAGCACTTGGGGTTTTGA